One Hemibagrus wyckioides isolate EC202008001 linkage group LG07, SWU_Hwy_1.0, whole genome shotgun sequence DNA segment encodes these proteins:
- the LOC131356535 gene encoding aquaporin FA-CHIP-like, translated as MNELKSKAFWRAVLAELVGMTLFIFLSITAAIGNEKNSNPDQEVKVSLAFGLAIATLAQSLGHISGAHLNPAVTVGMLVSCQISFVRAAFYILSQMLGASVASGILIGIRRENSTALGVNGLNNITPPQGIVVEMLATFQLVLCVLAATDKRRRDVSGSVPLAIGLSVALGHLTAISFTGCGINPARSFGPALITNNFADHWVYWVGPMCGGLAAALIYDFLLYPKTADFPDRMRVLVSGPPTDYDVNGRDDLPAVEMSSK; from the exons ATGAATGAGCTGAAGAGCAAAGCGTTTTGGAGAGCTGTGCTGGCCGAGCTGGTGGGGATGACCCTCTTTATCTTCCTCAGCATCACCGCTGCCATCGGAAACGAAAAAAACTCCAACCCGGATCAGGAGGTCAAGGTGTCCCTGGCATTCGGACTGGCCATCGCCACGCTGGCTCAGAGTCTGGGCCACATCAGCGGCGCTCACCTGAACCCGGCCGTCACCGTCGGCATGCTGGTCAGCTGTCAGATCAGCTTCGTCCGAGCCGCCTTCTACATCCTCTCTCAAATGCTGGGCGCCTCGGTGGCCAGCGGAATCCTGATCGGCATCCGGCGCGAGAACAGCACAGCGCTCGGGGTCAATGGG ctgAATAATATCACTCCGCCTCAGGGGATCGTGGTGGAGATGCTCGCCACCTTCCagctggttctgtgtgtgttagccgCGACGGATAAACGGCGGCGTGACGTCTCAGGTTCGGTTCCTCTCGCTATCGGACTCTCCGTGGCTCTGGGTCACCTCACTGCC ATCAGCTTCACAGGATGTGGAATCAACCCGGCTCGATCCTTCGGCCCTGCACTCATCACCAACAACTTCGCTGACCACTGG gtttACTGGGTGGGGCCGATGTGCGGGGGTTTGGCCGCGGCACTCATCTACGACTTCCTGCTTTACCCAAAGACGGCAGATTTTCCGGACCGCATGCGAGTTCTGGTGTCTGGACCTCCGACTGATTACGACGTCAACGGACGAGACGACCTGCCGGCTGTGGAGATGTCGTCGAAGTGA
- the LOC131355504 gene encoding aquaporin-1-like: MMKELRTLGFWRAVLAELIGTTLFVFSGISAAIGNGNSSYPDQEVKVALAFGLAIAILVQSLCHVSGGHLNPAVTLGMLVSCQVSMCRAFWYIMAQVTGAVIASGIVLGVRPSVVDSLGLNKLNGVSLGQGFGIEFLLTLQMVLCFLATTDERRNNVVGSAPFAVGLSVVLGHLAGISYTGCGLNPARSFGPALVLVEFEHHWVFWAGPLCGGVVAALLYDFILFPRGSDIAGRLKVLCHGADASDASDAETDPLLEGSAPAAQWEKP; this comes from the exons ATGATGAAGGAGCTGCGGACATTGGGCTTTTGGCGGGCTGTCCTTGCTGAGCTAATTGGGACAACCTTATTTGTTTTTTCGGGTATTTCTGCAGCAATTGGGAATGGAAACAGCAGCTATCCAGACCAGGAAGTAAAGGTAGCATTAGCATTTGGGCTAGCCATTGCTATTTTGGTTCAGAGTTTGTGCCATGTCAGTGGAGGTCACCTGAACCCAGCGGTTACGCTTGGCATGCTGGTTAGCTGTCAGGTTAGCATGTGCCGGGCATTCTGGTACATCATGGCTCAGGTGACTGGGGCTGTGATTGCTAGTGGCATTGTTCTGGGAGTGAGACCATCAGTGGTGGATTCACTTGGGCTGAACAAG CTGAATGGTGTCAGCCTGGGACAAGGCTTTGGGATTGAGtttctcctcacactccagATGGTGCTGTGCTTCCTAGCAACGACGGATGAAAGGCGGAACAACGTTGTTGGTTCGGCTCCGTTTGCAGTCGGGCTCTCTGTGGTTCTGGGTCACCTTGCAGGA ATTAGTTACACTGGCTGTGGACTCAACCCTGCTCGATCCTTCGGTCCGGCTCTGGTGTTGGTGGAGTTTGAGCACCACTGG GTGTTCTGGGCGGGGCCACTGTGTGGCGGTGTCGTTGCCGCACTCCTCTATGACTTCATCCTGTTTCCTAGAGGTTCGGACATCGCTGGACGGCTGAAGGTTTTGTGCCATGGTGCTGATGCTTCAGATGCTTCAGATGCAGAAACCGATCCCCTGCTTGAAGGCAGTGCTCCTGCAGCTCAGTGGGAGAAACCATGA
- the LOC131355505 gene encoding aquaporin-1-like isoform X1 gives MKELRTGALWRAVTAELVGMTLFVFIGIASAIGTSEHEGPDQEVKVALAFGLAIATLAQSLGHISGAHLNPAITVGLLVSCQISALRAVLYILAQMLGAVLASGIVYGIRPKDVKALGLNEIAGNMTPGKAFGVEFLATFQLVLCVLAATDSRRNDVKGSAPLAIGLSVGLGHLVAISYTGCGINPARSFGPAVIMKSFKKHWVFWVAPLMAGVAAALLYDFVLQPHSEAYTKRLRVVRGKSDEETSALIDPSGGSESQWPRR, from the exons ATGAAGGAGCTCAGGACCGGCGCCCTTTGGCGAGCCGTGACGGCCGAGTTGGTCGGAATGAcgctgtttgtgtttataggTATAGCATCCGCCATCGGGACTTCAGAGCACGAAGGTCCAGATCAGGAAGTGAAGGTAGCATTAGCGTTTGGACTGGCCATCGCTACGCTGGCTCAGAGTTTGGGCCACATCAGCGGAGCGCATCTGAACCCGGCCATCACCGTGGGTCTGCTGGTCAGCTGCCAGATCAGTGCTCTTCGTGCGGTTTTATACATTTTAGCCCAGATGTTAGGCGCGGTCCTGGCCAGCGGGATCGTTTACGGGATTCGTCCAAAAGATGTTAAAGCTCTGGGACTCAACGAG attgCTGGAAATATGACTCCAGGTAAAGCGTTCGGTGTGGAGTTCCTGGCCACCTTCCAGCTGGTGTTGTGTGTCTTAGCCGCGACGGACAGCCGCCGGAATGACGTGAAGGGATCGGCGCCGCTGGCCATTGGACTGTCCGTGGGTTTGGGGCACCTGGTGGCG ATCAGCTACACGGGCTGCGGCATCAATCCTGCTCGCTCCTTCGGACCTGCTGTCATTATGAAGTCCTTTAAGAAACACTGG gTGTTCTGGGTGGCTCCTCTGATGGCTGGAGTAGCAGCTGCTCTGCTGTATGACTTTGTGCTGCAGCCCCACAGCGAGGCGTATACTAAGCGCCTCCGTGTGGTCAGGGGAAAATCAGACGAGGAAACATCAGCATTAATCGACCCGTCCGGAGGCAGCGAGTCTCAGTGGCCTCGACGCTGA
- the LOC131355505 gene encoding aquaporin-1-like isoform X2, producing the protein MRFSIASAIGTSEHEGPDQEVKVALAFGLAIATLAQSLGHISGAHLNPAITVGLLVSCQISALRAVLYILAQMLGAVLASGIVYGIRPKDVKALGLNEIAGNMTPGKAFGVEFLATFQLVLCVLAATDSRRNDVKGSAPLAIGLSVGLGHLVAISYTGCGINPARSFGPAVIMKSFKKHWVFWVAPLMAGVAAALLYDFVLQPHSEAYTKRLRVVRGKSDEETSALIDPSGGSESQWPRR; encoded by the exons ATGAGATTCA gTATAGCATCCGCCATCGGGACTTCAGAGCACGAAGGTCCAGATCAGGAAGTGAAGGTAGCATTAGCGTTTGGACTGGCCATCGCTACGCTGGCTCAGAGTTTGGGCCACATCAGCGGAGCGCATCTGAACCCGGCCATCACCGTGGGTCTGCTGGTCAGCTGCCAGATCAGTGCTCTTCGTGCGGTTTTATACATTTTAGCCCAGATGTTAGGCGCGGTCCTGGCCAGCGGGATCGTTTACGGGATTCGTCCAAAAGATGTTAAAGCTCTGGGACTCAACGAG attgCTGGAAATATGACTCCAGGTAAAGCGTTCGGTGTGGAGTTCCTGGCCACCTTCCAGCTGGTGTTGTGTGTCTTAGCCGCGACGGACAGCCGCCGGAATGACGTGAAGGGATCGGCGCCGCTGGCCATTGGACTGTCCGTGGGTTTGGGGCACCTGGTGGCG ATCAGCTACACGGGCTGCGGCATCAATCCTGCTCGCTCCTTCGGACCTGCTGTCATTATGAAGTCCTTTAAGAAACACTGG gTGTTCTGGGTGGCTCCTCTGATGGCTGGAGTAGCAGCTGCTCTGCTGTATGACTTTGTGCTGCAGCCCCACAGCGAGGCGTATACTAAGCGCCTCCGTGTGGTCAGGGGAAAATCAGACGAGGAAACATCAGCATTAATCGACCCGTCCGGAGGCAGCGAGTCTCAGTGGCCTCGACGCTGA